A stretch of the Acyrthosiphon pisum isolate AL4f chromosome A2, pea_aphid_22Mar2018_4r6ur, whole genome shotgun sequence genome encodes the following:
- the LOC100160428 gene encoding ring canal kelch homolog — MQNTKQIPEPSKWEPKKYVYSKSSYAEIFKVLQSLRKDEIFCDIKLETDDGTIIYGHKVVLASACQYFHAMFTNFEEKDQDLVAMRQLDSSALQLLVNFIYSGKILVTEKNVQVLLSASNLLQLQEVKDACCDFLKSQLCPKNCIDINALADLYNCTELLTSSELYIQQHFSEVVEGDEFLSLSSEQVFKLISSDGLKVPSEENVFECVIRWVKHDLGSRKCILPQLMEHVRLPLTSKNYILTKVVKEPLINNCLKCKDYVIEALHFHLLNNSDDLIPFTQISRIKSRQYSGFDKVIFVVGGIGISANSSTEWYDPKINRWQIGPKMITPRRSVGLAVVKNNSVFAVGGFYNNSLHCSVDVLDLSSESPCWKPTIDMSVKRGLLGVGVIDNCVYAVGGFDGESCLNSVEVFDSVTQKWRMVSSMSTRRSSVGIGVLNNLLYAVGGYSGYSEHRLNCVECYHPSIDRWTPIAKMSVCRSAVGVGVLDGVMYAVGGYDGIEVHSSVEAYRPSTGDWTNIADMHLCRQNAGVVAFDGLLYVVGGSDGTSTLDSVEFYNPDTNTWTMVTATMNIARTFLGAVAIDRPRHFKI, encoded by the exons atGCAAAATACAAAGCAAATACCAGAACCCAGTAAATGGGAACCAAAAAAGTACGTGTATAGTAAATCGTCTTATGCGGAGATATTCAAAGTATTACAATCCTTACGCAA agacGAGATTTTTTGTGATATTAAACTAGAAACAGATGATGGAACAATTATATACGGTCATAAAGTTGTTTTAGCATCGGCTTGTCAATATTTCCATGCAATGTTCACAAATTTTGAAGAAAAGGATCAAGATCTTGTTGCTATGAGACAGTTGGATTCTTCTGCCTTACAGCTCTTAGTGAACTTTATTTATTCGGGAAAAATCCTGGtcactgaaaaaaatgtacag GTTTTATTATCAGCTTCAAATCTCTTGCAGCTTCAAGAAGTAAAAGATGCTTGCTGTGATTTTTTAAAGTCACAACTGTGccctaaaaattgtattgatataaatGCATTAGCTGATTTATATAACTGTACGGAATTGTTGACAAGTTcagaattatatattcaacaaCACTTTtc aGAAGTGGTTGAAGGAGACGAGTTCTTATCTTTATCATCCGAACAAGTATTTAAGTTGATTTCCAGTGATGGACTTAAAGTTCCATCTGAAGAAAAT gtatttgaatgtgttattcGATGGGTAAAACATGATTTGGGTTccagaaaatgtattttgccCCAATTAATGGAACATGTACGTTTACCATTAACATCGAAAAATTACATATTGACCAAAGTAGTTAAGGAAcctcttattaataattgtcttaAAT gtaaAGATTACGTAATTGaggcattacattttcatttacttAATAATTCAGATGATCTTATCCCTTTTACACAAATCAGCCGGATTAAATCTAGACAGTATAGTGGTTTTGATAAA GTTATTTTTGTGGTTGGTGGAATTGGGATTTCAGCAAATAGTAGTACAGAATGGTATGACCCGAAAATCAACCGATGGCAAATTGGACCAAAAATGATTACACCCCGCCGTAGTGTTGGTCTAGctgtagtaaaaaataattccgTGTTTGCAGTGGGTGGTTTTTATAACAATTCACTTCATTGTTCTGTTGACGTACTAGATTTATCTTCAGAATCACCTTGTTGGAAACCAACCATTGATATGTCAGTTAAACGAGGACTTTTAGGTGTAGGTGTAATAGATAATTGTGTATATGCC gtTGGCGGTTTTGATGGTGAGAGTTGTTTAAATAGTGTAGAAGTTTTCGACAGCGTTACTCAAAAATGGCGTATGGTATCCAGTATGTCTACTAGAAGAAGTAGTGTTGGTATTGGAGTActgaataatcttttatatgcg GTAGGAGGTTATTCAGGGTATTCAGAGCATAGATTAAACTGTGTTGAATGTTATCATCCCAGTATTGATAGATGGACACCAATTGCAAAAATGTCTGTATGTCGCAGTGCTGTGGGAGTTGGAGTTTTAGATGGTGTAATGTATGCTGTGGGCGGTTATGATGGAATAGAAGTTCATAGTAGTGTTGAAGCATACAGACCAAGTACTGGAGATTGGACTAATATCGCAGACATGCATTTGTGTAGACAAAATGCAG gaGTAGTTGCATTTGATGGTTTATTGTATGTCGTCGGTGGTAGTGACGGAACTTCTACTTTAGATTCTGTAGAATTTTACAACCCCGACACCAATACCTGGACCATGGTCACAGCGACAATGAATATTGCACGAACTTTTTTAGGAGCAGTAGCCATTGATAGGCcacgacattttaaaatttaa